One Hevea brasiliensis isolate MT/VB/25A 57/8 chromosome 5, ASM3005281v1, whole genome shotgun sequence genomic region harbors:
- the LOC110637365 gene encoding zinc finger CCCH domain-containing protein 14 — MMNAKKRGKPDAGFNANGGFKKSKQEMDSLSTGVGSKSKPCTKFFSTAGCPFGESCHFLHYVPGGYNAVAQMMNLGPAVTPVSRNMAAPPAIPNGSAQSAVKSRLCNKYNTAEGCKFGDKCHFAHGEWELGKPIAPSHDDPRAIGTIPGRMGGRMEPPLPGPAASFGASATAKISVEASLAGAIIGKGGVNSKQICRQTGAKLSIREHETDPNLRNIEFEGSFEQIKQASAMVSELIASVGSANAPAKATGASGGHAHPGSNYKTKLCENYTKGSCTFGQRCHFAHGAAELRKSGV; from the exons ATGATGAATGCAAAAAAGAGAGGGAAGCCTGATGCTGGCTTCAACGCTAATGGTGGATTCAAAAAATCTAAGCAAG AAATGGACTCCTTATCAACTGGTGTAGGAAGCAAATCGAAGCCATGCACCAAGTTTTTCAG TACTGCTGGCTGTCCATTTGGTGAGAGCTGCCATTTTTTGCACTATGTTCCAGGCGGCTACAATGCAGTGGCCCAGATGATGAATCTAGGGCCAGCTGTCACTCCTGTTTCTAGAAACATGGCAGCCCCACCAGCAATTCCTAATGGTTCTGCTCAATCCGCAGTTAAGAGCCGCTTGTGCAACAAATATAATACTGCTGAAGGTTGCAAGTTTGGTGACAAATGCCATTTTGCACATGGTGAGTGGGAACTAGGCAAGCCCATTGCTCCATCACATGATGATCCTCGTGCCATTGGAACTATTCCAGGCCGCATGGGTGGTCGAATGGAACCCCCTCTTCCTGGCCCTGCTGCTAGCTTTGGCGCCTCGGCCACTGCAAAAATCAGTGTGGAAGCTTCCCTTGCTGGAGCCATAATTGGTAAGGGCGGTGTGAATTCCAAGCAGATCTGCCGCCAAACAGGAGCGAAGTTATCCATCAGGGAACATGAGACAGATCCTAATCTCAGgaacattgaatttgagggatcaTTTGAACAGATTAAGCAAGCTAGCGCCATGGTTTCAGAGCTAATTGCCAGTGTTGGTTCTGCAAATGCCCCTGCAAAAGCTACAGGAGCATCCGGGGGCCATGCTCACCCAGGAAGCAACTATAAAACAAAGTTATGTGAAAATTATACCAAAGGGTCTTGCACCTTTGGTCAAAGATGCCATTTTGCTCATGGAGCTGCTGAACTACGCAAGTCAGGGGTGTGA
- the LOC131180141 gene encoding 11 kDa late embryogenesis abundant protein-like, which produces MQSMKENAANVAASAKAGIDKTKAVKKMSAHDPMQMEMATQKKKQRKAEAELSKQEAHEHNVAAKQAAKAGGNVNNTTVLMALNLLPIPTLLRLGHLFEQY; this is translated from the exons ATGCAGTCAATGAAGGAAAACGCGGCCAACGTTGCAGCCTCTGCTAAGGCTGGCATCGACAAGACCAAAGCA GTGAAGAAGATGTCAGCACATGATCCAATGCAAATGGAAATGGCAACACAAAAGAAGAAACAGAGGAAGGCGGAAGCAGAATTGAGCAAACAGGAGGCGCATGAGCATAACGTAGCAGcgaagcaggcagccaaggctgGTGGCAATGTAAATAACACAACAGTCCTTATGGCACTGAACCTCTTGCCCATCCCCACTTTGCTGCGACTGGGACACCTATTTGAGCAATATTGA